A window from Pyrococcus kukulkanii encodes these proteins:
- a CDS encoding class I SAM-dependent methyltransferase — MLCYGCEEFEENTFDLVALLGYPLAHFSIWDLDKILQEVRRVLKPKGYIVIQESDFLWTLIKGFY, encoded by the coding sequence ATTTTATGTTATGGATGCGAGGAATTTGAAGAAAACACATTCGATCTCGTTGCACTACTTGGCTACCCTCTAGCTCACTTCAGCATTTGGGATCTTGATAAGATTTTGCAGGAAGTTAGGAGAGTCCTAAAGCCCAAAGGCTATATTGTGATACAGGAGAGCGATTTCCTCTGGACACTAATTAAGGGATTTTATTAA
- a CDS encoding DUF2202 domain-containing protein: MVEEDKLAHDIYTKLYEKWGLKIFRNIENNESIHLNAVRLLLKKYNIPDPTKDEGIGDFKNPELQELYNKLIEEGMKSEIDALKVGALIEETNIR, encoded by the coding sequence ATGGTCGAGGAGGATAAGCTAGCCCACGATATATACACGAAGCTGTACGAAAAGTGGGGACTTAAAATTTTCAGGAACATTGAAAACAACGAAAGCATCCACCTTAATGCAGTAAGACTGTTATTGAAGAAGTACAACATTCCAGACCCAACGAAAGACGAAGGCATTGGAGACTTCAAGAATCCAGAGTTGCAAGAGCTGTACAACAAGCTCATAGAGGAGGGAATGAAGAGCGAGATAGATGCACTCAAGGTTGGCGCGCTCATAGAGGAAACCAACATACGTTGA
- a CDS encoding metallophosphoesterase: protein MQPRIIPEKGVILGDYLIIADLHIGFEEALVKEGKYVPKLLRDVISQILSIGKKYGVEKLIIDGDLKHSFVPERREFIEISTFLESILREFSEVIVVRGNHDTGINWIRKFGVEVVERAEVEGWTIVHGHEECECKRVIIGHEHPAIRLRDEVGATVKVPAFLRGENIIVLPAFSPWAYGNDLTLNEPISPILKNVDITQLEVIIPVEDEVLSFGKFGELIEAMRKISTL, encoded by the coding sequence ATGCAACCAAGGATAATCCCGGAGAAAGGCGTAATCCTGGGGGACTACCTGATAATAGCCGACCTACATATAGGATTTGAAGAGGCCTTAGTTAAGGAGGGAAAGTACGTTCCAAAGCTTTTGAGGGATGTAATTAGCCAGATCTTAAGTATTGGAAAGAAATATGGAGTTGAGAAGCTTATAATAGACGGAGACCTAAAGCACTCCTTCGTTCCAGAGCGAAGAGAGTTCATTGAGATATCAACATTTCTGGAGAGCATCCTCAGAGAGTTCAGTGAAGTCATCGTGGTTAGAGGGAACCACGACACAGGAATCAATTGGATAAGGAAGTTTGGGGTGGAGGTAGTTGAGAGGGCTGAAGTTGAGGGATGGACGATAGTGCATGGGCACGAAGAGTGCGAATGTAAAAGGGTTATAATAGGTCATGAGCATCCTGCAATAAGGCTGAGGGATGAGGTGGGAGCAACAGTAAAAGTTCCAGCTTTTTTAAGGGGAGAAAACATCATAGTTTTACCTGCATTCAGTCCCTGGGCTTATGGGAATGATTTAACGCTAAACGAGCCAATATCTCCAATTCTAAAGAACGTTGACATCACGCAACTCGAAGTTATCATCCCAGTTGAAGATGAAGTTCTAAGCTTTGGCAAATTTGGTGAATTGATTGAGGCCATGAGGAAGATCTCAACATTATGA
- a CDS encoding ATP-binding protein, protein MFVNRKDELNFLESLYSSNKKEVLILYGRRRVGKTELIKRFIKNKNAVYFLADRGSLRANARRFYLEASEVLDLPKVSVEDFREAFELIKLKAPERIVVVIDEFSYLLLSDKNTPAVFQHIIDEILDDRFFLILCGSIIGLMEGLMSYKNPLYGRRTAQLKLKPLNFFHVREYFRKTPIENVVRIYSVTGGVPMYFKLFTGENFEEELLRNAFSPTSILYEEPEFMLREELGDVHRYYLILEAIAHGKHKVSEIAQFAGIEAKDMPKYLRVLTSLELIRREVPVTEQERSKKARYYLNDNFLAFWFRFVKPNKSKIEMGTFEMNWGDFNAYVGKAFEGVAKEFLIEMNKRKGLPFKFSKIGRWWHKGEEIDIVALGDDKALFVEVKWREINKKEARRVVRELERKATLLDLNVKEYYGIFAKRIKEKDELREQGLLAWDLDDLDKATKIF, encoded by the coding sequence ATGTTTGTCAACCGAAAAGATGAGCTAAACTTCCTCGAGTCCCTGTACTCCTCTAACAAAAAAGAGGTGCTCATTCTTTACGGAAGGAGGAGGGTAGGAAAGACAGAGCTCATTAAGAGGTTCATTAAAAACAAAAACGCGGTATACTTCCTTGCGGACAGGGGAAGTTTGAGAGCAAACGCCAGGAGATTTTATCTGGAGGCCAGTGAAGTCCTGGATTTGCCAAAGGTCAGTGTGGAGGATTTTAGAGAGGCATTCGAGCTCATAAAGCTCAAAGCCCCAGAAAGGATCGTGGTTGTTATTGACGAGTTCTCTTATTTATTGCTCTCAGATAAGAATACCCCAGCCGTGTTTCAGCATATAATTGACGAGATCCTCGACGACAGGTTCTTTCTAATACTCTGTGGGTCAATAATTGGACTTATGGAGGGCCTAATGAGCTATAAAAATCCGCTCTACGGAAGGAGAACGGCCCAGCTGAAGCTAAAACCCCTGAACTTCTTCCACGTAAGGGAGTACTTCAGAAAAACCCCAATAGAAAACGTTGTGAGAATTTATTCAGTAACCGGGGGAGTTCCCATGTACTTCAAACTTTTCACCGGGGAGAACTTTGAGGAGGAGCTGTTGAGGAATGCCTTCTCTCCAACTTCGATACTCTACGAGGAACCGGAGTTCATGCTTAGGGAGGAGCTCGGTGACGTTCACAGGTACTATCTAATCCTCGAGGCGATAGCACACGGAAAACACAAAGTAAGTGAAATCGCCCAGTTTGCAGGAATAGAAGCCAAGGACATGCCCAAGTACTTAAGGGTTCTCACGTCACTCGAGCTTATCAGAAGAGAAGTTCCGGTAACCGAACAAGAAAGGAGCAAAAAGGCCAGATACTACCTTAATGACAACTTCTTAGCCTTTTGGTTTAGGTTCGTGAAGCCGAACAAGAGCAAGATAGAGATGGGAACTTTTGAGATGAACTGGGGCGATTTTAACGCGTACGTAGGAAAAGCGTTCGAGGGAGTAGCCAAGGAATTCCTCATTGAGATGAACAAGAGGAAAGGATTGCCCTTTAAGTTCTCAAAGATCGGAAGGTGGTGGCACAAAGGGGAAGAGATAGATATAGTAGCCCTAGGAGATGACAAAGCCCTCTTCGTCGAGGTAAAATGGAGGGAAATAAATAAAAAGGAAGCAAGGAGAGTTGTGAGAGAGTTAGAGAGAAAAGCTACCCTCCTAGACTTGAACGTTAAAGAATATTATGGAATATTTGCTAAGCGCATAAAAGAAAAGGATGAGCTTAGAGAGCAGGGGCTGTTGGCTTGGGATTTAGACGATTTAGACAAGGCCACCAAAATCTTTTAA
- a CDS encoding DUF2202 domain-containing protein yields MQERIAQTNKVDTIAVYENLMKGSRNHLRSFVKLLESRGVKYEPQVLSKEEYEEIISSSMETGGKGKP; encoded by the coding sequence TTGCAGGAGAGGATAGCCCAGACTAACAAGGTGGACACAATTGCAGTCTATGAAAATTTGATGAAGGGAAGCAGGAACCACCTCAGGTCATTCGTTAAATTACTGGAGAGCAGGGGAGTAAAGTACGAGCCTCAAGTGTTATCAAAGGAGGAGTATGAGGAGATAATAAGCTCATCGATGGAAACTGGAGGAAAGGGGAAGCCTTAA
- a CDS encoding AAA family ATPase — protein sequence MLTTLTVENYKSIERVRLEFSRINLLIGPNGSGKSSILEAFGLLARKLVPFSDREFEKVVHMHDSTRKIVTTGEFREFPFAKITYKVPLFTHIHKIEGDKRNKEVTSCANRK from the coding sequence GTGCTAACAACCCTCACAGTAGAGAACTACAAGTCAATAGAAAGAGTGAGACTTGAATTTTCAAGAATAAATCTACTCATAGGGCCGAATGGTAGTGGAAAAAGCTCAATTCTCGAAGCATTTGGTCTTTTAGCCAGAAAATTAGTTCCTTTTTCTGATAGAGAGTTCGAAAAAGTAGTTCACATGCATGACAGCACAAGAAAAATCGTGACAACTGGAGAGTTCAGAGAGTTCCCTTTCGCCAAGATAACTTATAAAGTTCCCCTATTTACTCACATCCACAAAATTGAAGGAGATAAGAGAAATAAGGAAGTCACTTCATGTGCTAACCGCAAATAG
- a CDS encoding M48 family metallopeptidase has protein sequence MWEVLLLLSIIASPLFVVIEGRRTRKLEKQERFIRIERAIFIGLFITLALFMLTGVLGFFDFVSRFKEPLDKIVLFSPVNISILASIVIADLMREEVEGSTKTNLLKAFLLASGVVFLLALAFVVIPALFPLEFRIIVLLALMLAVAEAFSRVLRRVEKGKLLEGELKREVEELCRRAGVKVDGVYLIEDEEINALVTGARGKTIFVTKGAVEHLERDELLAIIAHELGHVKKRHMLKGYTLSILPILPMTVLLKIGDKLPEAILTICVVLSFVVLVGGVLYRLTRFNLKCELEADEFAAELVGADAMIKALKKISEYGEIPVKTPKWFDVIYSHPSIEERIKNLRISQAKNEKAQNM, from the coding sequence GTGTGGGAGGTATTACTGCTGCTATCAATTATTGCATCCCCATTGTTTGTTGTGATAGAGGGAAGAAGGACAAGAAAATTAGAAAAGCAGGAAAGATTCATTAGAATTGAGAGAGCCATTTTCATTGGACTTTTTATAACGCTGGCACTTTTCATGCTTACAGGAGTTTTAGGGTTCTTTGACTTCGTTAGCAGATTCAAAGAACCTCTTGACAAGATAGTCCTATTCTCACCTGTTAATATATCAATACTTGCCTCCATAGTTATCGCGGATCTCATGAGAGAGGAAGTTGAAGGCTCCACCAAAACGAACCTCCTAAAGGCATTCCTCCTCGCGTCGGGGGTGGTCTTCCTACTCGCATTGGCATTCGTGGTAATCCCAGCCCTGTTCCCCCTGGAGTTTAGGATTATCGTTCTCTTAGCCCTGATGCTTGCCGTTGCAGAGGCCTTCTCCCGCGTGCTCAGGCGTGTCGAGAAGGGTAAGCTCCTCGAAGGAGAACTTAAGAGGGAGGTAGAGGAGCTCTGCAGGAGAGCTGGTGTTAAAGTTGATGGAGTATACCTCATCGAGGACGAGGAAATAAATGCACTCGTGACTGGGGCCAGGGGGAAAACAATATTCGTGACTAAAGGTGCGGTAGAACATCTGGAGAGGGATGAACTACTTGCGATTATAGCGCACGAGCTAGGCCACGTTAAGAAGAGGCACATGCTCAAGGGCTACACTCTCTCGATTCTTCCTATACTCCCGATGACAGTCCTCCTCAAGATTGGAGATAAGCTTCCAGAGGCCATTCTGACGATATGTGTCGTGCTCTCCTTTGTAGTTCTTGTAGGTGGTGTTCTCTACAGGCTCACAAGGTTCAACCTCAAGTGTGAGTTAGAGGCTGATGAATTCGCGGCCGAGCTGGTTGGGGCCGATGCGATGATAAAGGCCCTGAAGAAGATAAGCGAGTACGGTGAAATTCCGGTAAAGACGCCAAAATGGTTCGATGTCATCTACTCTCATCCCTCGATAGAGGAGCGGATAAAGAACTTGAGAATTAGCCAAGCTAAGAACGAAAAGGCACAAAACATGTAA
- a CDS encoding MFS transporter, protein MKKLYELHLLTSALRIVGDAIESVALPWSLLNRTNSLLSIGGFALFSHLPWVILPPILGRTLDKTKRKVKVAFLALLLQGALALAIIPLSSNLIAFYLIISGISALDILHRYYGLSLIASMTLREEELQRLNSTLATVGNITSLIAFPLAGFLSLKLGIKAMAIDSLLLTIGALSLIPFLNLEVGKREAESHETVKFNRKLVFGILTAVLVFNFALGSARIFIFSNLRRIKEGELLYGVLKSVTTLGSLIGVSALAYITHRRSVGVSRPLLLGVVLQSLALAMLGFPMLAVLSLSVFILGLGGEMLNVSLDSIMQKYVPLEKLGTIRGIFDAIATLIIPISQILVAWLIEGGVPQEVLSLSLGALAIASGIWMYRIIK, encoded by the coding sequence ATGAAAAAGCTTTACGAGTTGCACCTCCTAACCTCAGCCCTGAGGATTGTGGGTGATGCCATAGAAAGCGTTGCCCTACCTTGGAGTCTATTAAACAGGACAAATTCTCTCCTGAGCATAGGAGGCTTTGCACTGTTCTCGCATCTTCCCTGGGTTATCCTTCCACCAATCTTGGGGAGAACCCTCGATAAAACCAAGAGAAAGGTTAAGGTTGCATTCTTGGCCCTTCTCCTTCAAGGAGCACTCGCCCTAGCTATAATTCCACTATCATCAAATCTAATTGCCTTCTACCTGATAATATCTGGAATTTCTGCCCTGGACATCCTCCACCGCTATTATGGGCTTTCCTTGATAGCGTCGATGACCTTAAGGGAGGAGGAACTCCAAAGGCTCAACTCAACGCTGGCCACCGTTGGAAATATAACGTCGTTAATAGCCTTTCCACTCGCAGGCTTTCTCTCCCTAAAGCTCGGGATAAAGGCCATGGCAATTGACTCCCTGCTCCTCACGATCGGTGCGCTCTCATTGATACCCTTCCTCAACCTTGAAGTGGGTAAGAGGGAAGCTGAAAGCCATGAAACCGTGAAATTTAATAGGAAGCTCGTCTTTGGAATCCTCACTGCAGTTCTAGTGTTTAACTTCGCGCTTGGATCCGCTAGAATATTCATATTCTCCAACCTAAGAAGGATTAAAGAGGGAGAGCTACTGTATGGAGTGCTAAAATCTGTAACAACCCTTGGCAGTCTAATTGGAGTGTCCGCGTTAGCATATATAACTCACAGGAGAAGTGTAGGAGTAAGTAGGCCTCTCCTGCTCGGGGTTGTGCTTCAAAGTTTAGCCTTGGCAATGCTCGGCTTTCCAATGTTAGCGGTTTTGTCGCTTTCCGTGTTCATCCTGGGGCTGGGAGGAGAGATGTTAAACGTTTCACTCGACAGCATAATGCAGAAGTACGTTCCGCTCGAAAAGCTTGGAACAATTAGGGGGATTTTTGATGCCATTGCAACCCTAATAATTCCGATCTCACAAATTTTGGTGGCGTGGCTTATAGAGGGAGGAGTTCCCCAGGAAGTTCTATCACTAAGCCTCGGAGCCTTAGCTATAGCTTCAGGAATCTGGATGTATAGGATAATTAAATAG
- a CDS encoding GNAT family N-acetyltransferase: MLVRKATPRDRPFVEETARLTWNGEDYLARVFEKWLKDEHFYVLELNGRVIGTAKLTFLPERVGWLEGLRVHPNYRGRGYGRELHNFMLELGEKLATEGKIEALEFSTCFLNKESIAMAKKDGFKVVARFYYIQKILIHDDIPEKTKIDPSDELDIPYSWMFLHNCRESRKWLNRKAVIRKYHGLKFLYPPTNMNEPTFTPFELSLEAIESLLPAISFETEKIGYDSIDIMLPKDKGELIEGARRSGVQEKLV, translated from the coding sequence ATGTTGGTAAGGAAGGCTACACCCAGAGATAGACCATTTGTCGAGGAAACTGCAAGACTAACGTGGAACGGTGAAGACTACCTAGCTAGAGTCTTCGAGAAGTGGCTCAAAGATGAACACTTCTATGTTTTGGAGCTTAATGGAAGAGTAATAGGAACGGCCAAGCTTACCTTTCTGCCTGAAAGGGTTGGTTGGCTTGAGGGTCTAAGAGTCCACCCTAACTACAGGGGCAGGGGGTATGGGAGAGAGCTTCATAACTTCATGCTTGAGCTTGGCGAAAAGCTTGCAACAGAAGGAAAAATTGAAGCTTTAGAGTTCTCTACGTGCTTTCTAAACAAGGAAAGCATTGCAATGGCCAAGAAAGATGGATTTAAAGTAGTTGCCCGCTTCTACTATATCCAAAAGATCCTCATTCATGATGATATCCCAGAGAAAACCAAAATAGATCCCTCTGATGAGCTGGACATACCATATAGCTGGATGTTCCTGCACAACTGTAGGGAGAGCAGGAAATGGCTGAACAGAAAGGCCGTGATTAGAAAGTACCACGGCCTCAAGTTTTTGTATCCGCCGACGAATATGAATGAGCCCACTTTTACACCTTTCGAGCTTTCTCTCGAAGCTATTGAATCACTCCTCCCCGCCATAAGCTTTGAGACTGAGAAAATTGGCTACGACAGCATTGATATCATGCTACCCAAGGATAAGGGAGAACTGATAGAAGGAGCCAGACGTTCTGGTGTTCAGGAAAAGCTTGTTTAG
- a CDS encoding DMT family transporter, with amino-acid sequence MDLILGVGLALGAAFMWALTSVLSKISMAKVNPVSLNTLRLFISSAFYIPLLFSLNLIPHKNLEWWAIVIVSGIIGFTIADWLFLEGMNIIGVSRASILVTPHPILTMVLAHYLLNRPLNASIATGAGLIVIAVTILVSEAMDNKEMTWKGIAFVVAAEVLWTVAVLITDWLVHGESAVLITGLRISSGALGALVFASTVREDIRIMNAKDWGLVVVITVLGTILGQYFFIKSISLVSSSIATPVTESSPVMAALMAVAFLKERFTKRLAVSLVLTTLGITLIGLA; translated from the coding sequence ATGGACTTAATTCTAGGAGTTGGATTGGCCCTAGGGGCAGCATTCATGTGGGCACTGACTTCGGTGCTCTCTAAAATCTCCATGGCAAAGGTTAATCCGGTCAGCTTAAATACCCTTAGGCTATTTATAAGCTCGGCATTTTACATTCCCCTCCTATTCTCCCTTAACCTTATACCTCACAAAAACTTGGAATGGTGGGCCATAGTAATAGTTTCAGGAATAATAGGGTTCACAATAGCTGACTGGCTGTTCTTGGAGGGCATGAACATAATAGGCGTGTCAAGGGCCAGCATCCTCGTAACTCCACACCCAATACTAACTATGGTTCTCGCCCATTACCTACTAAATAGACCATTAAATGCCTCCATAGCAACTGGAGCGGGTCTAATAGTCATCGCAGTCACAATACTCGTAAGCGAGGCTATGGACAATAAGGAAATGACCTGGAAGGGCATTGCATTCGTCGTAGCTGCGGAAGTATTGTGGACCGTTGCAGTTTTAATAACGGACTGGCTAGTTCATGGAGAATCGGCCGTTTTAATAACGGGGCTCAGGATAAGCTCCGGAGCTTTAGGAGCCCTGGTATTTGCATCTACCGTCAGGGAAGATATTAGGATAATGAACGCTAAAGATTGGGGGCTCGTCGTTGTTATCACTGTCCTCGGAACTATCTTGGGCCAGTACTTCTTCATAAAGTCGATAAGCCTAGTTAGTTCAAGCATAGCAACTCCAGTTACAGAATCAAGTCCAGTAATGGCAGCTCTGATGGCGGTAGCGTTCCTAAAAGAGAGATTCACGAAGAGGCTTGCTGTTTCATTAGTTCTGACAACCCTTGGAATAACCTTGATAGGACTAGCTTAG
- a CDS encoding ArsR family transcriptional regulator: MPDSDLARELQELRKTLEDLKRGFLIVSQLAQAYLRLINIYAEYGGIGIDVAIPEIKNDPIAREIVKVLFDLRKANISQITRELKGRRGRASRNTVRSKIKLLKDLGVVVEVPGEKGKMYALSRDVIKRWLEMIGIPITFDHDNEY; this comes from the coding sequence ATGCCAGACAGCGACTTGGCAAGGGAGCTTCAGGAGCTCAGGAAGACTTTGGAGGACTTAAAAAGAGGCTTTCTCATAGTTTCCCAGCTTGCTCAGGCTTACCTTAGGCTGATTAACATATACGCCGAGTATGGAGGAATTGGCATTGACGTTGCTATTCCTGAGATAAAGAACGATCCTATAGCCAGGGAGATAGTTAAAGTATTATTCGACCTTAGGAAAGCCAATATAAGCCAGATAACCCGAGAGCTAAAGGGCAGGAGGGGAAGAGCCTCAAGGAACACCGTTAGGAGCAAGATTAAGTTGCTTAAGGATCTTGGAGTTGTCGTTGAAGTTCCTGGGGAAAAGGGAAAGATGTATGCCCTCTCTAGGGATGTGATCAAAAGATGGCTAGAGATGATCGGAATACCAATTACCTTTGATCACGATAATGAATACTGA
- a CDS encoding class I SAM-dependent methyltransferase, which translates to METLNYFYLRALEAFRKAGGTDKEFKWFVGVRLVWYPVYRNEIRLRLRLAEEIVKRSEGRILDVGSGSGFLALELSRKGEVVGIEREEGLFEFLKSLENDRLRFLNIDFLKDDIEGKFDTIVFSYILHDFEPKPFLEKALKLLEQDGKIIIGDFDVNDLKNKIREFAKENKLEITDEMTLGKAKTHGNVHDAFLMVLRLPLSSSFHR; encoded by the coding sequence GTGGAAACTCTCAATTACTTCTATTTAAGAGCCCTTGAGGCTTTTAGAAAGGCTGGAGGGACAGATAAGGAATTTAAATGGTTTGTTGGAGTTAGGCTCGTCTGGTATCCCGTTTACAGGAATGAGATAAGGTTAAGGCTGAGGCTTGCTGAAGAGATCGTCAAAAGGTCTGAAGGGAGGATTCTGGATGTTGGTTCTGGTTCGGGATTCCTTGCTCTCGAGCTCTCAAGGAAAGGGGAAGTTGTCGGCATTGAAAGGGAAGAGGGACTCTTTGAGTTCCTGAAGAGCCTTGAGAATGACAGGCTGAGGTTCCTTAACATTGACTTTCTGAAAGATGACATCGAAGGGAAGTTTGATACGATAGTGTTTTCATACATCCTCCATGACTTCGAGCCGAAGCCCTTCCTCGAAAAAGCCCTCAAGTTACTGGAGCAGGATGGCAAGATAATAATTGGGGATTTTGATGTGAACGACCTTAAAAACAAAATCAGGGAATTTGCAAAAGAAAACAAACTGGAGATCACGGATGAAATGACGCTTGGAAAGGCCAAAACCCACGGAAATGTGCATGATGCATTTTTAATGGTTTTAAGGCTTCCCCTTTCCTCCAGTTTCCATCGATGA
- a CDS encoding DUF434 domain-containing protein has translation MGRLYEAYIDLKFLLNRGYRKSSALEFVTNHYRLPAEGRYFLARCVFPDTWITEVYEKRARSAEGAILGVDGFNVLITLESLLDGVAIRCEDSLIRDIKYQKKYRVNERTWEVLRLMVRSIKLVEPKGVVIFYGKSIPKSGQVKKATQELLEEFSVNGRAELVKSPDFELKKFEYVATADTGIIEKVSHVIDLVDSASALVGIKPMEFKVALRMFDEKLK, from the coding sequence ATGGGGAGGCTTTATGAAGCCTACATAGACTTGAAGTTCCTTCTTAACAGGGGTTATAGAAAGTCTTCGGCCCTTGAATTCGTGACTAACCACTACAGACTCCCCGCGGAGGGGAGGTACTTTCTGGCGAGGTGCGTGTTTCCGGACACTTGGATTACTGAGGTTTATGAGAAGAGGGCTAGAAGCGCGGAGGGTGCAATTCTGGGAGTTGATGGGTTCAACGTTCTAATAACACTCGAATCCCTCTTAGATGGAGTTGCAATAAGATGTGAGGATTCTCTGATAAGGGACATCAAGTATCAGAAAAAGTATAGGGTAAACGAGCGGACTTGGGAAGTCCTTAGGCTGATGGTTCGTTCGATAAAACTTGTAGAACCTAAAGGGGTCGTAATCTTTTATGGCAAGTCAATCCCCAAGAGTGGCCAAGTAAAGAAGGCAACCCAGGAATTGCTGGAAGAGTTCTCAGTTAATGGTCGTGCTGAGCTGGTGAAAAGTCCTGACTTTGAGCTGAAGAAGTTTGAATACGTCGCAACGGCTGACACGGGAATAATAGAAAAAGTTAGCCATGTGATTGATCTCGTAGATAGTGCTTCAGCTTTGGTTGGAATCAAACCAATGGAGTTTAAAGTCGCGTTGAGGATGTTCGACGAAAAGCTTAAATAG
- a CDS encoding peptidase, whose translation MIENLKLALNLNFNTGSLEGSIEINLRESVKTFILNKGLKVEEANRELSQELKGIQGFEKFKVSVVKLEEPANNLELIYSGKLESYESVLPYLKDSINREYTLLRTDSLFYPIPAEPAFESLVKSVVSSEFNAEIDIGGVPDDLTIAFGGEIRDNRLIIEGTNRLDIAIAPFHVIEGEQFRLFVLSTKGIERTLDLLRRAYEFYSSILGKKTAKYTVIETPENYGGQAGKGYALVSGSSLRREIPANLYHELAHLWNPRVTPEAHLSRFFDEAFANYLTALAIREIHGEEAFNSFIENLRRDYEAVLGRFPEAEKLKPSEWGKLGLSELSYTKGTLILHDLHQKLGEDFYEILRRMVNSAIIDFQRFKEIVEDVSGLVIDI comes from the coding sequence ATGATTGAGAATCTCAAGCTAGCCCTAAACTTAAACTTCAACACTGGAAGTCTTGAAGGGAGTATAGAAATAAACCTAAGGGAGAGTGTAAAAACCTTCATACTCAATAAAGGCCTCAAAGTGGAGGAGGCAAACAGGGAATTATCCCAGGAACTCAAGGGAATTCAAGGATTTGAGAAATTCAAGGTGAGTGTTGTTAAGCTTGAAGAACCCGCGAATAATCTCGAGCTAATATATTCTGGAAAGCTGGAGAGCTATGAAAGTGTTCTTCCATACCTCAAAGACTCGATAAACCGAGAATATACACTCCTCAGAACTGATTCACTGTTTTATCCGATTCCAGCGGAGCCTGCCTTTGAGAGCCTTGTTAAGTCCGTTGTGAGCTCCGAATTTAACGCGGAAATAGATATAGGAGGAGTTCCAGATGATTTGACGATAGCATTTGGCGGCGAAATTAGGGATAATCGCTTGATAATTGAGGGAACCAATAGGCTCGACATTGCGATAGCCCCGTTCCACGTGATAGAGGGTGAACAATTCCGCCTCTTCGTCCTGAGCACGAAGGGAATCGAGAGGACGCTTGATCTGTTAAGGAGGGCATATGAATTCTACTCATCAATTCTCGGCAAGAAAACAGCGAAGTACACGGTTATTGAAACTCCCGAAAATTATGGTGGTCAGGCAGGAAAGGGCTATGCCCTTGTCTCAGGGAGTTCATTAAGGAGGGAGATTCCTGCGAACCTCTACCACGAGCTCGCTCACCTCTGGAATCCTAGAGTAACTCCAGAGGCCCACCTAAGCAGGTTCTTTGATGAGGCCTTTGCTAATTACCTCACAGCCTTAGCAATTAGGGAAATTCATGGAGAAGAAGCATTTAACTCATTCATAGAAAACCTTCGGAGGGATTATGAGGCAGTACTTGGGAGATTCCCAGAGGCAGAAAAGCTAAAACCCTCAGAGTGGGGGAAGCTGGGACTATCAGAGTTATCCTATACGAAAGGTACCCTAATCCTCCATGATCTCCATCAAAAACTTGGTGAGGACTTTTACGAGATACTCAGGAGGATGGTAAACTCCGCGATTATTGACTTCCAAAGATTCAAGGAAATAGTAGAGGACGTTTCTGGGCTCGTGATTGATATATAG
- a CDS encoding HemK2/MTQ2 family protein methyltransferase: MAIHYMGLRIETSEDVYEPAEDTFLLAEVLAKEVRPQDIVLDMGTGTGILALLVAKRAKFVIGADISKEAVELAWKNSKINRIDNAIFVVSNLFENLRGQFDLIVFNPPYLPGEDYEIRGDIDKALIGGPQGGEVIVRFFDQVTDFLKPQGRILLVYSSLTKPNPTEVAQKRGFFTKVIAKKKLFFEELYVMRAELSSR; this comes from the coding sequence ATGGCAATCCATTATATGGGCCTCAGAATCGAGACTTCAGAAGACGTTTATGAGCCGGCTGAGGATACATTCCTGCTTGCAGAAGTCCTAGCTAAAGAAGTTAGGCCCCAAGATATAGTGCTCGACATGGGGACTGGAACCGGAATACTAGCCCTTCTTGTAGCAAAAAGAGCAAAGTTCGTAATTGGAGCTGACATCTCAAAGGAAGCAGTAGAACTCGCTTGGAAGAACTCAAAAATTAATAGAATAGACAATGCAATATTTGTGGTGAGTAACTTATTTGAGAACTTAAGAGGCCAATTTGACCTTATAGTGTTTAATCCCCCATACCTCCCAGGGGAGGACTATGAAATTAGGGGAGATATAGATAAGGCCCTAATAGGAGGCCCCCAGGGAGGAGAAGTCATAGTAAGGTTTTTCGACCAGGTTACCGATTTTTTAAAGCCCCAGGGAAGGATACTCCTAGTCTACAGTTCACTGACAAAGCCAAACCCCACAGAGGTGGCTCAAAAGAGGGGATTCTTCACTAAGGTGATTGCAAAGAAGAAGCTATTCTTCGAGGAACTCTACGTCATGAGAGCTGAACTCTCTTCACGTTAG